The Paenibacillus sp. FSL R7-0204 genome includes a region encoding these proteins:
- a CDS encoding glycoside hydrolase family 125 protein, translating to MNLPASITAYLNEADERLAHHPKLQQLFRNCFPNTLETTTKLLEDGTTFVFTGDIPAMWLRDSTEQVRHYIPFAKKDPELQRILRGLIARQMFYVNIDPYTNAFNETASDKHYRDTDDCNLNPWMWERKYELDSLCFVVQLAYMYWKEAEQTDIFDAACYQALTSIVNTIETEQHHGEKSPYHFIRQTLQDTETLHNNGRGMPVNYTGMSWSGFRPSDDSCEFGYNIPSNMFAVVILGYIGEMASEVYQDERLAARAAKLRKEIDFGIRTYGIVTHPKYGRIYAYETDGYGNYSLMDDAGTPGLISIPYIGYVGVEDEIYQNTRRFALSFDNPFYFEGKHAKGIGSPHTPGGYVWHMALSMQALTADNDEEIKELIDMLIRTDADTGYMHEGFHPDNPADFSREWFAWSNSLFATLIGKAMDKGLV from the coding sequence ATGAATCTGCCAGCTTCCATTACCGCCTATCTGAATGAGGCCGATGAACGGCTTGCCCACCACCCGAAACTGCAGCAGTTGTTCCGCAACTGCTTCCCGAACACGTTGGAGACCACGACCAAGCTGCTGGAAGACGGCACGACCTTCGTGTTCACCGGCGATATCCCGGCCATGTGGCTGCGCGATTCGACGGAGCAGGTGCGGCACTATATTCCTTTTGCCAAAAAGGACCCTGAATTGCAGCGGATTCTCCGCGGCCTGATTGCCCGCCAGATGTTCTATGTGAATATTGATCCGTACACCAATGCCTTCAACGAGACGGCAAGCGACAAGCATTACCGCGATACGGACGACTGTAATCTGAATCCGTGGATGTGGGAGCGCAAATATGAGCTGGACTCCCTCTGCTTCGTCGTTCAGCTGGCTTATATGTACTGGAAGGAAGCGGAGCAAACCGATATCTTCGATGCCGCCTGCTACCAGGCACTGACCTCCATCGTGAACACGATCGAGACTGAGCAGCATCACGGGGAGAAATCCCCATACCACTTCATCCGGCAGACGCTCCAGGATACGGAGACGCTGCACAATAACGGACGCGGGATGCCGGTCAACTACACCGGGATGAGCTGGTCGGGCTTCCGCCCGAGCGATGACAGCTGCGAATTCGGCTACAATATTCCCTCGAATATGTTCGCTGTGGTCATTCTGGGGTATATCGGCGAGATGGCAAGCGAGGTATACCAGGACGAGCGGCTGGCGGCGAGAGCGGCGAAGCTGCGCAAGGAGATCGACTTCGGCATCCGTACCTACGGCATCGTGACCCATCCGAAATACGGCAGAATCTACGCCTATGAGACGGACGGTTACGGCAATTACTCGCTGATGGACGATGCCGGAACCCCAGGGCTGATCTCTATTCCTTACATTGGTTACGTGGGCGTAGAGGATGAGATCTATCAGAACACCCGCCGGTTCGCGCTCAGCTTCGATAACCCCTTCTATTTCGAGGGCAAGCACGCCAAGGGCATCGGCAGTCCGCACACCCCGGGCGGTTACGTATGGCATATGGCGCTGTCCATGCAGGCGCTGACGGCGGACAACGATGAGGAGATCAAGGAGCTGATCGACATGCTGATCCGCACCGACGCCGATACCGGCTACATGCACGAGGGCTTCCACCCGGATAACCCTGCTGACTTCTCACGCGAATGGTTCGCCTGGTCCAACAGCCTGTTCGCTACGCTGATCGGCAAGGCGATGGATAAGGGGCTGGTTTAG
- a CDS encoding extracellular solute-binding protein — protein MQITRKPWKILLSSAVIVGLLAGCGSSNEGTANKSTGEATVNKEGFPIVSEPVTLTLMAPDVGIQNWENMPVLQQMKEKTGITMEYKNAPKDSFDTKKNLVFASGDYPDIFYAAGLTTAEQMNYGEQGILIPLEDLIEEYAPNFKALLAENPDVRKSITAPDGHIYSLPVVEMSQHWYRNPMWYNGDFLKALNIDKLPETTEELYTYLKRVKEEDPNGNGTADEIPISSVTTTAANLRDIRTWLLGAFGIYEEEIYVDDADKVHYTPLEEGYKEYLTYMNRLWSEELLDHESFSQTAEQKKAKAQNNRVALFSDWHAYMTKGGEPSTADPMFAPVRSESVSAPAIAKNRGITTGAFAITNSNPAPEASLRWVDYLYSYEGALFFNKGPEGTLWEYTDKDNRVKQYLPVPDGKEMEDFRATLTPNYGIPAPTLSMDDINKGLKTDFDLWVEQETKQKLLDKGARIPFPALFLTVEEQTEISSLNSDLSTYVKQMEAKFITGAEPLTGWDNYVATVKKMGGERVAEINQAAYDRWKTN, from the coding sequence ATGCAGATCACACGTAAACCATGGAAGATTCTGCTGTCTTCGGCTGTGATTGTTGGACTGCTGGCAGGCTGCGGGAGCTCCAATGAAGGCACCGCGAATAAGAGTACCGGAGAGGCCACGGTGAACAAGGAGGGCTTCCCGATTGTTAGCGAACCCGTTACCCTGACGCTGATGGCGCCGGATGTGGGCATTCAGAACTGGGAGAACATGCCGGTGCTCCAGCAGATGAAGGAGAAGACCGGCATTACGATGGAATATAAAAATGCGCCGAAGGACAGCTTCGATACCAAAAAGAATCTGGTGTTCGCCAGCGGCGATTACCCGGATATCTTCTATGCGGCCGGTCTGACGACTGCCGAGCAGATGAATTACGGCGAGCAGGGGATTCTGATCCCGCTGGAAGACCTGATCGAAGAATATGCCCCGAACTTCAAGGCTTTGCTTGCGGAGAACCCGGATGTGCGCAAATCGATTACCGCTCCGGACGGTCATATCTACTCCCTGCCGGTGGTGGAAATGAGCCAGCACTGGTACCGCAACCCGATGTGGTATAACGGGGACTTCCTGAAGGCCCTGAACATCGATAAGCTGCCGGAAACGACCGAGGAGCTGTACACCTACCTGAAGCGCGTGAAGGAGGAAGATCCGAACGGCAACGGGACCGCCGATGAAATTCCGATCTCTTCGGTGACCACAACTGCTGCGAACCTCCGCGATATCCGCACCTGGCTGCTGGGCGCTTTTGGCATCTATGAAGAAGAAATCTATGTAGACGATGCGGACAAGGTCCACTATACACCGCTTGAAGAAGGCTATAAGGAGTATCTGACCTATATGAACCGTCTGTGGTCCGAAGAGCTGCTGGATCATGAGAGCTTCTCGCAGACGGCAGAGCAGAAGAAGGCCAAGGCGCAGAATAACCGCGTGGCGCTCTTTTCCGACTGGCATGCTTATATGACTAAGGGCGGAGAGCCGTCCACGGCAGATCCGATGTTCGCCCCTGTGCGCAGTGAATCGGTGTCCGCTCCGGCGATTGCCAAGAACAGAGGAATTACGACAGGCGCATTCGCCATTACGAACAGCAATCCTGCACCGGAAGCCTCACTCCGCTGGGTGGATTACCTCTATTCCTATGAAGGCGCTCTGTTCTTCAACAAAGGACCGGAGGGTACGCTCTGGGAGTACACCGACAAAGACAACCGCGTGAAGCAATACCTGCCTGTACCGGACGGCAAGGAGATGGAGGATTTCCGGGCCACCTTGACGCCGAACTACGGTATTCCTGCACCAACTCTGTCCATGGACGATATCAACAAGGGGCTGAAGACAGACTTTGACCTCTGGGTAGAGCAGGAGACCAAGCAGAAGCTGCTGGATAAAGGCGCGCGGATTCCATTCCCGGCCCTGTTCCTCACTGTGGAAGAGCAGACGGAGATCAGCAGTCTGAATTCGGATTTGAGCACTTATGTCAAGCAGATGGAAGCGAAGTTCATTACCGGAGCCGAGCCGCTGACCGGCTGGGATAATTATGTGGCAACAGTCAAGAAGATGGGCGGAGAGCGAGTGGCTGAGATCAACCAGGCTGCTTATGACCGCTGGAAAACCAACTAA
- a CDS encoding IS4 family transposase, translating into MKKSTSISNILQLVIPEEKLRPILEELNYIDVARKFTVYDLFLFLAEAAFQQWDGYRDGAQRMSLQGQRAVNYSTLSKKAKEVPFSLFKRLLKLMIGLCNRKAKRSLGIPKELLIVDSTTISVGQGRLPWAQIKGRKAGVKLHVGLLGDSNELHKVTETPAVQHDLNSCAFLLDSQYILVADRAYGKHKLFDSYQEKKERQYFVIRLKDNTTLVNPVPRLRNRPFEGSIEQDLTCQLGKVKALSKNQFRVVILKDPKGNPVILATNLHWHSPEAIADIYKKRWQIEVFFRWIKQHLNIPKLFGTTENAVYGQLYVALLVYVLLKFLFEQGNSTVHVSARLTFAEFDRLFTLQKLPVEWKIYLAHVTDIITKI; encoded by the coding sequence ATGAAAAAGTCTACTTCAATTTCAAACATTCTGCAATTGGTGATTCCCGAGGAAAAACTACGTCCGATTCTGGAAGAATTAAACTATATTGATGTTGCGCGTAAATTTACCGTGTATGATTTGTTTTTGTTTCTAGCTGAAGCAGCGTTTCAGCAGTGGGACGGGTACCGAGACGGCGCGCAACGGATGTCCCTTCAGGGACAACGTGCGGTGAATTATTCGACGCTTTCCAAAAAGGCTAAAGAGGTTCCTTTCTCCTTATTTAAGCGTCTATTGAAACTCATGATAGGGCTCTGTAATCGGAAGGCCAAGCGGTCACTCGGTATTCCGAAAGAACTGTTAATCGTGGATTCAACCACCATTTCGGTCGGTCAAGGCCGCTTGCCTTGGGCACAAATTAAAGGCAGAAAAGCAGGCGTTAAGCTGCATGTCGGATTACTTGGGGACTCGAATGAATTGCACAAAGTGACGGAGACCCCGGCTGTACAGCATGATTTAAACAGTTGCGCCTTCCTGCTCGACAGCCAATATATTTTGGTGGCAGACCGCGCTTACGGGAAGCACAAGCTGTTTGACAGCTATCAAGAGAAGAAAGAGCGGCAATATTTTGTCATTCGGCTTAAGGATAACACCACGCTCGTGAATCCGGTCCCGCGCCTGCGAAATCGCCCATTTGAGGGAAGTATCGAGCAGGATTTGACGTGCCAATTAGGAAAGGTTAAGGCGCTCAGCAAGAATCAGTTTCGGGTGGTGATTCTTAAAGATCCTAAAGGGAATCCCGTCATTCTTGCGACAAATCTGCACTGGCACTCCCCCGAAGCCATAGCAGACATCTATAAGAAACGTTGGCAGATTGAAGTATTTTTTCGTTGGATTAAGCAGCATTTAAACATTCCCAAGTTATTTGGAACCACAGAAAATGCAGTATATGGGCAGCTATACGTGGCTTTATTGGTGTATGTGTTGCTAAAGTTTCTGTTTGAACAGGGAAATAGTACTGTGCATGTTAGCGCTAGATTAACGTTCGCCGAGTTTGATCGATTATTTACGCTGCAAAAGCTACCTGTGGAGTGGAAGATTTATTTAGCTCATGTTACTGACATTATCACCAAAATATAG
- a CDS encoding ABC transporter permease produces the protein MKGNKSLGKRIWQNWELYLFMLPALLYFFIFHYGPMYGIQIAFKNFVPSKGITGSDWVGFDHFERFFNSYFFWDLLWNTFSISFYELAIGFPLPIILALAFNEVRNGPFKKSVQTVTYAPHFISVVVMAGMIITFLSPSSGMIVRAIEFLGFQPAQFLTDPAWFKTVYVFSGVWQSTGWGTIIYLAALSGVDPQLHEAAIVDGASRIKRVLHINLPTIIPTITIMLILNMGNILGLGFEKILLLQNSLNMEASDVISTYVYRAGLVNAQYSFSTAVGLFNSVVNVILLVTVNRIAKRTSENSLW, from the coding sequence ATGAAGGGGAACAAGTCCCTTGGCAAACGAATCTGGCAGAATTGGGAGCTCTATCTGTTCATGCTTCCCGCGTTACTGTATTTCTTCATCTTTCATTATGGTCCGATGTACGGCATTCAGATTGCCTTCAAGAACTTCGTACCCTCCAAAGGAATTACGGGCAGCGACTGGGTAGGCTTCGACCATTTCGAACGGTTCTTCAATTCTTATTTCTTCTGGGATCTGCTGTGGAACACGTTCAGCATCAGCTTCTATGAGCTTGCCATCGGGTTTCCGCTGCCGATCATTCTGGCCCTGGCCTTCAATGAGGTCCGCAACGGCCCGTTCAAGAAGTCGGTCCAGACGGTTACCTATGCGCCGCATTTCATTTCTGTAGTCGTAATGGCGGGGATGATTATTACCTTCCTGTCGCCCTCCAGCGGAATGATTGTCCGGGCGATTGAATTCCTGGGCTTCCAGCCCGCACAGTTCCTGACCGATCCGGCCTGGTTCAAAACGGTGTATGTCTTCTCGGGCGTCTGGCAGAGCACCGGGTGGGGGACGATCATCTATCTCGCGGCCCTGTCGGGCGTAGATCCACAGCTGCATGAAGCGGCCATCGTGGATGGAGCCAGCCGGATCAAGCGGGTGCTGCATATCAATCTGCCGACGATTATCCCTACGATCACAATCATGCTGATTCTGAACATGGGTAACATTCTGGGCCTGGGCTTCGAGAAAATCCTGCTGCTGCAGAATTCGCTCAATATGGAAGCCTCCGATGTCATATCCACCTATGTCTACCGCGCCGGTCTGGTGAACGCCCAATACAGCTTCTCGACGGCTGTCGGATTGTTCAACTCGGTGGTCAATGTAATACTGCTCGTTACCGTGAACCGGATTGCCAAACGCACCAGTGAGAACAGCCTCTGGTAG
- a CDS encoding carbohydrate ABC transporter permease: protein MVTAMKESRGDKLFLISTYIYLCLALVVVLYPLIYILSASISSPQDVNSGAMWLFPKNVTLDGYKLVFENPKIWNGYLNTIIYTAVGTLLNLAVTLPAAYALSRSDFVGRQLFMGLILFTMFFSGGLVPTYLLVKNLGLINSMGALILPVAASVWNIVVARTFFQSTIPKELQEAAHIDGCTNLKLFIRIILPLSAPIVAVMALFYGVGHWNSYFPSLIYLNDEAKYPLQMVLRQILVLQEMSAETTGAAINGEVAMAMNNKAETASLVKYGVIVVSTLPIVAVYPFLQRYFVQGVMIGSVKG from the coding sequence ATGGTTACTGCCATGAAAGAATCCAGGGGAGATAAGCTGTTTCTGATCAGCACCTACATCTATTTGTGCCTTGCGCTCGTAGTGGTCCTCTATCCGCTGATCTATATCCTCAGCGCGTCCATCAGTTCGCCGCAGGATGTCAATTCGGGCGCGATGTGGCTGTTCCCGAAGAATGTGACGCTGGACGGCTATAAGCTGGTGTTCGAGAACCCGAAGATCTGGAACGGGTATCTCAATACCATCATCTACACAGCGGTGGGCACTCTGCTGAATTTGGCGGTTACGCTGCCTGCTGCATATGCGCTCAGCCGGTCTGATTTTGTCGGACGCCAGTTGTTCATGGGCCTCATTCTGTTCACGATGTTCTTCAGCGGCGGGCTGGTGCCGACGTATCTGCTCGTCAAGAACCTGGGCCTCATTAACAGCATGGGGGCGCTGATCCTGCCGGTGGCCGCATCGGTATGGAACATCGTGGTCGCCCGGACCTTTTTCCAGTCCACGATTCCAAAAGAATTACAGGAAGCGGCCCACATCGACGGCTGTACGAATCTGAAGCTGTTCATCCGCATTATCCTGCCGCTGTCCGCGCCGATTGTCGCCGTCATGGCCTTGTTCTACGGGGTTGGACACTGGAACAGCTACTTCCCGTCCCTGATCTATTTGAACGATGAAGCCAAGTATCCGCTGCAGATGGTGCTGCGCCAGATTCTGGTCCTGCAGGAAATGTCGGCCGAAACTACAGGCGCTGCGATCAACGGCGAGGTAGCTATGGCCATGAATAATAAGGCAGAGACGGCATCGCTGGTCAAATATGGCGTCATCGTTGTCTCTACACTGCCGATTGTGGCGGTCTACCCGTTCCTGCAGCGTTATTTTGTCCAAGGGGTCATGATTGGCTCTGTAAAAGGCTAA
- a CDS encoding alpha-mannosidase codes for MTRTTAHLISHTHWDREWYMPYERHHVLLAKLMNELLETLEQDERYRYFHLDGQTIIIEDYLQVHPERREQLERFIREGRIVIGPWYVLQDEFLTSSEANVRNLLIGHQDAAKYGVISKLGYFPDSFGNMGQAPQLLQQADIGTAVFGRGVKPTGFDNMVGELNSTSYESPYSEMYWESPDGSTVLGLLFANWYSNGNEVPVDAEEAKVFWDKKIADAGKYASTPELLFMNGCDHQPVQRDLADALETARKLYPDTDFVHSSFEQYLKALAPSLPEDLVTVHGELRSQHTDGWGTLVNTASARVYLKQLNQQGQTLLEKGAEPLAALAYLVSGQAYPHALLTYAWKTLMQNHPHDSICGCSVDEVHREMISRFEKSRHVGEAIIEDSLRAVSAQIGTRSVAAWSEAARPVTVFNTTGWERSGTVSVEVIFAKRYFKEGPNPAAIAAALDQLPLALEQGRLLDAEGRHVACRAEDLGTRFGYELPDDQFRKPYMARIVRLTFEAAQVPPLGYSTYAWVESADESAWAAAEGPLKLLERGMENDFLAVQIREDGSYDVADKRTGRSFTGLGVYENCGDIGNEYVFRQPEGDAALTTKGLAARISLTEHEPYRITYEIVHEWAIPASADASFEDEKRRMVPFRQRKAGRSTEQAPLRIVTRISLETGGTGVQVSAAFNNQAKDHRLRVLVPTGLAASTLRADSIFEAAEREIEPAADWINPSNAQHQQAYVSVSDGSAGLLVANKGLNEYEVLRDGSKTIAITLLRSVSELGDWGVFPTPEAQCLGEQTVEFAVRPFAGDADWTEACAWAYQYQVPWFTVQTGWQEGSLPAVYQPLEWQGRTLVLSAFKMSADHEDIILRWYNLAGVEQELALTPHFPVEAVHASDILERRKQREALDEGSLRRSAGPAQIVTYALQPYNPKFTMPGGVTP; via the coding sequence ATGACCCGTACAACTGCCCACCTGATCTCACACACTCATTGGGACCGGGAATGGTATATGCCTTACGAGCGTCACCATGTGCTGCTGGCGAAGCTGATGAACGAGCTGCTGGAGACGCTGGAGCAGGACGAGCGCTACCGGTACTTCCACCTGGACGGACAGACCATCATTATTGAAGATTATCTGCAGGTGCATCCTGAGCGGAGAGAGCAGCTGGAGCGGTTCATCCGCGAAGGCCGGATTGTCATCGGCCCCTGGTATGTGCTCCAGGATGAATTCCTGACCAGCTCCGAGGCCAATGTGCGCAATCTGCTGATCGGCCATCAGGATGCAGCGAAATATGGCGTGATCTCGAAGCTCGGGTACTTCCCCGATTCCTTTGGCAATATGGGCCAAGCCCCCCAGCTGCTCCAGCAGGCTGACATCGGGACTGCGGTGTTCGGCCGCGGCGTGAAGCCGACGGGCTTCGATAATATGGTCGGCGAGCTGAACAGCACCAGCTATGAATCCCCCTACTCCGAGATGTATTGGGAATCTCCAGACGGCTCTACTGTGCTGGGGCTGCTGTTTGCGAACTGGTACAGCAACGGCAACGAGGTGCCGGTGGATGCAGAGGAAGCCAAGGTCTTCTGGGACAAAAAAATCGCGGATGCCGGCAAATATGCCTCCACCCCGGAGCTGCTGTTCATGAACGGCTGTGATCATCAGCCGGTGCAGCGTGATCTCGCGGATGCGCTGGAGACGGCCCGGAAGCTGTATCCGGACACGGACTTCGTCCACTCCAGCTTCGAGCAGTATCTGAAGGCGCTGGCACCCTCGCTGCCTGAGGATCTGGTCACCGTGCACGGCGAGCTGCGCAGCCAGCATACGGACGGCTGGGGGACGCTGGTGAATACCGCTTCCGCCCGCGTCTACCTGAAGCAGCTCAACCAGCAGGGCCAGACGCTGCTGGAGAAGGGCGCAGAGCCGCTGGCGGCACTCGCTTATCTGGTCAGCGGGCAGGCCTACCCCCATGCCCTGCTGACCTATGCCTGGAAGACCCTGATGCAGAATCACCCGCATGACAGCATCTGCGGCTGCAGTGTGGATGAGGTCCACCGTGAGATGATCAGCCGCTTCGAGAAGAGCCGCCATGTAGGCGAAGCTATTATTGAAGACAGTCTGAGAGCGGTCTCCGCACAGATTGGAACCCGGAGTGTTGCGGCCTGGAGCGAAGCGGCCCGGCCGGTGACGGTCTTCAATACCACCGGCTGGGAACGCAGCGGAACAGTAAGCGTGGAGGTCATCTTCGCCAAGCGTTACTTCAAGGAAGGACCGAATCCGGCGGCGATTGCCGCAGCACTGGATCAGCTTCCGCTTGCGCTTGAGCAAGGGCGGCTGCTGGATGCTGAAGGGCGGCATGTGGCTTGCCGGGCGGAGGATCTGGGCACCCGGTTCGGCTATGAGCTGCCGGACGACCAGTTCCGCAAGCCCTATATGGCCCGGATCGTCCGGCTGACCTTCGAGGCTGCACAGGTGCCGCCGTTAGGCTACAGCACCTACGCCTGGGTAGAGTCGGCGGATGAGTCTGCCTGGGCTGCTGCTGAAGGTCCGCTTAAGCTGCTGGAACGTGGGATGGAGAATGACTTCCTGGCCGTTCAGATCCGCGAGGACGGTTCTTACGATGTGGCTGACAAGCGGACGGGCCGCAGCTTCACCGGACTCGGCGTCTATGAGAACTGCGGCGATATCGGGAATGAATACGTGTTCCGCCAGCCGGAGGGCGATGCTGCACTGACGACCAAGGGCCTTGCCGCCCGGATCTCGCTTACCGAGCATGAGCCTTACCGCATCACGTATGAAATCGTGCATGAATGGGCTATTCCCGCTTCCGCCGATGCTTCGTTCGAGGACGAGAAGCGCAGAATGGTGCCGTTCCGGCAGCGCAAGGCCGGACGCTCAACCGAGCAAGCTCCGCTGCGGATCGTGACACGGATCAGCCTGGAGACTGGCGGGACCGGCGTTCAGGTCTCTGCCGCGTTCAATAATCAGGCTAAGGACCACCGTCTGCGCGTGCTTGTCCCTACCGGGCTGGCTGCATCCACCCTTCGGGCCGATTCTATCTTTGAAGCCGCCGAGCGTGAGATCGAGCCGGCTGCGGACTGGATCAATCCGAGCAATGCCCAGCACCAGCAGGCTTACGTCAGTGTGTCGGACGGCAGCGCCGGACTGCTGGTGGCCAACAAAGGGCTGAACGAATATGAGGTGCTGCGGGACGGCAGCAAAACGATTGCTATCACCCTGCTGCGCAGCGTATCGGAGCTGGGCGACTGGGGCGTGTTCCCTACACCGGAAGCCCAGTGCCTCGGTGAGCAGACCGTTGAGTTCGCGGTCCGTCCATTCGCCGGGGATGCGGATTGGACGGAGGCCTGTGCCTGGGCATACCAGTATCAGGTACCTTGGTTCACGGTTCAGACCGGCTGGCAGGAGGGTTCCCTCCCTGCGGTCTATCAGCCGCTGGAGTGGCAGGGCCGCACCCTGGTGCTGTCCGCCTTCAAAATGTCCGCAGACCATGAGGACATTATTCTGCGCTGGTATAATCTGGCGGGAGTAGAGCAGGAGCTCGCGCTTACGCCGCATTTTCCGGTGGAGGCTGTCCATGCCAGTGATATTCTGGAACGGCGCAAACAGCGGGAAGCCTTGGATGAAGGTTCTCTCCGCCGCTCTGCCGGCCCCGCTCAAATCGTCACCTATGCCCTGCAACCGTACAACCCTAAATTCACTATGCCAGGAGGAGTTACACCATGA
- a CDS encoding glycoside hydrolase family 3 N-terminal domain-containing protein produces the protein MIYKDKTQSVADRVQDLLQRMTLGEKAGQLVQPFGWQCYEKHADGTTGMTEAFKRQVAAGGVGSLYGTLRADPWTGVTLETGLSPKEGAEAVNAIQAYAMQESRLGIPILFGEECSHGHMAIGATVFPVPLALGSMWNPELYREMCRVVALETRSQGGAATYSPVLDVVRDPRWGRTEETFGEDPFLIAAMGVEAVKGLQGERLDAEDSVLATLKHFAAYGSSEGGRNSAPVHMGLRELHEVDLLPFRKAVEAGALSIMTAYNEIDGVPCTTNRYLLQDVLREQWGFEGFVITDCGALGMLTNGHNTADSGETAVAQALLAGIDMEMSGEMFEKHIADAIEHGRLQESDLDRAAARILELKFKLGLFDRPFADPEQAEQIIGKPEHRELARRIAGESIIMLKNENTALPLSKGIRKLAVIGPNADAPYNQLGDYTSPQPAGAIVTVLEGIRQALGGGADKVLYAPGCRIKGDSREGFAPALACAAEADAIVLAIGGSSARDFGEGTIDLLTGASVVTEHSWSDMECGEGIDRSTLNLMGVQLELAQELHKLGKPLIVVYINGRPIAEPWIVEHADAILEAWYPGQEGGHAIADILFGEVNPSGRLTISIPKHVGQLPVYYYKRRTRGKRYLETDFHAGYPFGYGLSFTEFGYSNLKVEPSVISADEEALVSVDVTNRGNRAGSEVVQLYISDLASSITRPEKQLKGFRKISLQPGDTQTVTFRVGREELEYVSADLTRIVEPGEFTVMAGPHSAEYLSAPLHVREEG, from the coding sequence ATGATCTATAAGGATAAAACACAATCTGTGGCGGATCGGGTACAGGACCTGCTGCAGCGCATGACGCTTGGAGAGAAGGCTGGACAATTAGTCCAGCCTTTCGGCTGGCAGTGCTATGAGAAGCACGCGGACGGAACCACAGGCATGACAGAGGCCTTCAAGCGTCAGGTTGCCGCCGGAGGCGTCGGCTCCCTGTATGGGACGCTGCGTGCCGACCCGTGGACTGGCGTTACGCTGGAGACCGGTCTGTCCCCGAAGGAGGGGGCGGAGGCTGTTAATGCGATTCAGGCTTACGCCATGCAGGAGAGCCGGCTCGGGATTCCGATTCTGTTCGGCGAAGAATGCTCCCACGGGCATATGGCTATCGGCGCCACTGTATTTCCGGTGCCGCTTGCATTGGGCAGTATGTGGAACCCGGAGCTATACCGGGAGATGTGCCGGGTGGTAGCGCTGGAGACCCGCAGCCAGGGCGGAGCGGCGACCTACTCGCCGGTGCTTGATGTGGTGCGTGATCCGCGCTGGGGCCGTACGGAGGAGACCTTCGGCGAAGACCCGTTCCTGATTGCGGCGATGGGTGTAGAGGCCGTGAAGGGCTTGCAGGGAGAGCGGCTGGATGCGGAGGATTCCGTGCTGGCCACCTTGAAGCACTTCGCCGCCTACGGCAGCTCGGAAGGCGGGCGCAACTCCGCGCCCGTGCATATGGGACTGCGCGAGCTGCATGAGGTTGATCTGCTGCCGTTCCGTAAGGCGGTAGAAGCCGGAGCGCTGTCCATTATGACAGCGTACAACGAGATTGACGGCGTGCCTTGTACGACGAACCGCTATCTTTTGCAGGATGTGCTGCGGGAGCAATGGGGCTTCGAAGGGTTCGTGATCACAGACTGCGGAGCGCTGGGCATGCTGACGAATGGTCATAACACCGCAGATAGCGGAGAAACGGCTGTAGCCCAGGCACTGCTGGCGGGCATCGATATGGAGATGTCGGGCGAGATGTTCGAGAAGCATATCGCAGACGCTATCGAGCATGGGCGGCTGCAGGAATCCGATCTGGACCGCGCGGCGGCGCGGATTCTGGAGCTGAAGTTTAAGCTCGGTCTGTTCGACCGGCCCTTTGCCGATCCTGAGCAGGCAGAGCAAATCATCGGCAAGCCGGAGCATCGGGAGCTGGCCCGGCGGATCGCCGGTGAGAGCATCATCATGCTGAAGAATGAGAACACAGCGCTGCCATTAAGCAAGGGGATTCGTAAGCTTGCCGTAATCGGTCCCAATGCGGATGCTCCGTACAACCAGCTTGGCGACTACACCTCGCCGCAGCCCGCAGGCGCGATTGTCACGGTGCTGGAGGGTATCCGGCAGGCGCTGGGCGGCGGAGCGGACAAGGTCCTGTATGCACCCGGCTGCCGGATCAAGGGCGATTCCCGCGAAGGCTTCGCCCCTGCGCTGGCCTGTGCGGCTGAAGCTGATGCGATAGTGCTGGCGATCGGCGGCTCCAGCGCCAGAGATTTCGGTGAGGGGACGATTGATCTGCTCACCGGCGCTTCTGTCGTGACGGAGCATTCCTGGAGCGACATGGAATGCGGGGAGGGCATCGACCGGTCCACATTGAATCTGATGGGTGTGCAGCTTGAGCTGGCGCAGGAGCTTCACAAGCTGGGCAAGCCTCTGATTGTGGTCTATATTAACGGCCGCCCGATTGCCGAGCCTTGGATTGTAGAGCACGCGGACGCCATTCTGGAGGCTTGGTACCCGGGGCAGGAGGGCGGACATGCGATTGCCGACATTCTGTTCGGCGAGGTGAACCCTTCCGGGCGGCTGACGATCAGCATTCCGAAGCATGTCGGCCAGCTTCCCGTGTATTACTACAAGCGGCGGACGAGAGGCAAACGGTATCTGGAGACAGACTTCCACGCCGGATATCCCTTCGGCTATGGTCTTAGCTTCACTGAATTCGGTTACAGCAACCTGAAGGTCGAGCCTTCTGTAATCTCTGCGGATGAAGAAGCGCTTGTCTCCGTGGATGTGACTAATAGGGGCAACCGGGCAGGCAGCGAGGTGGTACAGCTGTATATTTCCGACTTGGCCTCTTCTATTACCCGGCCCGAGAAGCAGCTGAAGGGCTTCCGCAAGATCAGCCTTCAGCCGGGAGACACGCAGACGGTGACGTTCCGTGTAGGCCGGGAGGAGCTGGAGTATGTATCAGCAGATCTGACGCGGATCGTCGAGCCAGGAGAATTCACGGTGATGGCAGGCCCGCACTCCGCAGAGTATCTGAGTGCCCCGCTCCATGTCAGAGAGGAGGGCTAA